The sequence TCCTGATAAGTGGTAATCCCACCAATCATTTTTGCTATTGCGTCCTTGCGCAGGGATCTCATCCCTTCTTTTTCCGCCATATTAGTTATAAGCTCTATATTCACATCAGATGTTATCAAAGCTTTTATGGTATCAGTCAGAGGAAGAATCTCAAAAATACCGATACGGCCAAGATAACCTGTATTTCTGCATTTTACACAGCCCTTGCCCCTTGTCAGTGTAATTAGACCTTCAACTCCAGTCTCTATGCCCATTATACTCAGCTCGGATGAATTGATCTCATAGTTTTCCCTGCAAAATGGACAAATCTTACGAACCAGACGCTGGGCTATGATACCGGTTATTGTTGCCTGAATAAGGAACGAAGGAACTCCAATATCAAGAAGGCGCACTATTGATGACGGAGCATCATTGGTATGGAGGGTGGACAATACGAGATGGCCTGTGAGCGAAGCTTGAACAGCATTTTCAGCAGTTTCAAAGTCTCGCATTTCGCCTATCATGATTATATCAGGGTCCTGCCTGAGTATGTTTCTAAGTATGGATGAAAAAGTTATATTTATAGCGCTCTGCACGGCTATCTGGTTAAAATCCTCATGAACCATTTCTATGGGATCTTCAACAGTCATTATATTTACTTCAGGAGTCGAAAGCCTTCTCAGGGCTGAATAAAGGGTCGTGGATTTGCCGCTTCCTGTTGGCCCGGTAACAAGTATAATCCCGTTAGGTCTTTCAATAAAAGACTTGAACAGACTGAAATCCCTTTCAGAAAATCCAAGCCCGTCAAGATCCTGAAAAAGAATGTCAGGATCCATTATGCGCATGACCACCTTTTCACCAAAGGCCACGGGAACCGTTGACACACGGATTTCAACCTCGACATCGTTTCTGTCTATCTTGATACGGCCATCCTGCGGCCTTCTTTTTTCTGCCATATCAAGCCTTGAAAGAGCCTTTATTCTGCTGATTATGGCATTATGAACTTTTTTGGGAAGTTTGTAGACAGGATGAAGAACTCCGTCAATCCTCAGCCTTACAAGACTCAGATCTCTTTTGGGCTCTATATGGATATCACTTGCCCTCTGCTGAATTGCATAGCTGAAAAGATGGTTGACCGCATTTACGATATGATGGTCGTTGGCAGGCAGATCATCGCCTGTTTTTAGACGGACATACTGCTCAAGGTTTCCAAGATCAACAACCGGGCCTTCGAACTGGGTCTCAGCTGCCGCTATTGATCTCTTAAAACCAAAAAACTCGTCAATAAGCCTGATAACATCGGTTTTTGAGCTTACCACAGGCTTGATTCTCATCCCTGAAGCCCGCTTGATATC is a genomic window of Desulforegula conservatrix Mb1Pa containing:
- a CDS encoding GspE/PulE family protein, whose translation is MTQFGFADEKSIVEILAKIGLVSVDQARQIMRQKDQVRQRLEGEVAKKKKASSSPEIGYRDAVDIIDVIVAMNLDSEHDSSRLDEDAIYYALSTYWKLTYKKIDPLKLDLNIVTTTIPKNFALKHLILPIEVKNGELTVATPNPFNSEVLDDIKRASGMRIKPVVSSKTDVIRLIDEFFGFKRSIAAAETQFEGPVVDLGNLEQYVRLKTGDDLPANDHHIVNAVNHLFSYAIQQRASDIHIEPKRDLSLVRLRIDGVLHPVYKLPKKVHNAIISRIKALSRLDMAEKRRPQDGRIKIDRNDVEVEIRVSTVPVAFGEKVVMRIMDPDILFQDLDGLGFSERDFSLFKSFIERPNGIILVTGPTGSGKSTTLYSALRRLSTPEVNIMTVEDPIEMVHEDFNQIAVQSAINITFSSILRNILRQDPDIIMIGEMRDFETAENAVQASLTGHLVLSTLHTNDAPSSIVRLLDIGVPSFLIQATITGIIAQRLVRKICPFCRENYEINSSELSIMGIETGVEGLITLTRGKGCVKCRNTGYLGRIGIFEILPLTDTIKALITSDVNIELITNMAEKEGMRSLRKDAIAKMIGGITTYQEVLRVTINK